Proteins encoded by one window of Cloeon dipterum chromosome 4, ieCloDipt1.1, whole genome shotgun sequence:
- the LOC135942390 gene encoding transducin beta-like protein 2, translated as MLPGRPVQAGRLSWNLTMVEVESNNALILTLAIGGAIVAFILYFLRAAKSEEENEQQKSADKKPQNNGAAKNTEESKQTSKKKQNHPRSEPRAVAFSHPWLYTSLKGHSSTILSMDFSSNGKYLISCSDDRSVFLWPSKDFSNKEHKSLRINIEFDHATKVTWSPDSKAFIIHKSVENCVEVYKLNKKSDGHGFSGSTKLTTFPKHHIDEVIAMGISCNGKFIMTCSKSTDLVLWDLKGQIIANVDTYLMSNNCGRVSPCGRYIAASGFAPDVKVWEVVFNKSGDFQAVNRAFELQGHKSGVLDFAFNCDSTRVATLSKDGSWRVFDTKIDYKKGEDPRLIQSGKFELASQEGNHIAISPEGQLIVCSTGTTISFYSVESGKCEGSIQDVHSGPITSLLFDSSGDQLLTSGDRHIRVFHNIVGFKLKLASLKTSLKSNLSSAMKDRIQDQISQTEKFLGKFKN; from the exons ATGTTGCCAGGCCGGCCGGTGCAGGCTGGTAGACTGAGCTGG AATTTGACAATGGTTGAGGTAGAGTCAAATAATGCTTTGATACTCACTCTCGCAATCGGGGGCGCGATTgtggcatttattttatactttttgaGAGCTGCCAAGTCGGAAGAAGAGAATGAACAACAGAAGTCtg ctgACAAGAAGCCCCAAAACAACGGTGCTGCTAAAAACACTGAGGAGTCCAAGCAGACTTccaagaaaaaacaaaaccacCCTCGCAGTGAGCCGAGAGCTGTTGCATTTTCTCATCCGTGGCTCTACACGTCGCTGAAAGGTCACAGCTCGACGATCTTATCAATGGATTTCAGCAGCAATGGAAAATACTTGATTTCCTGTAGCGATG ATAGATCAGTTTTCCTATGGCCGTCCAAAGATTTCTCAAACAAGGAGCACAAAAGTTTGAGGATCAACATTGAATTTGACCATGCAACCAAGGTGACGTGGAGCCCTGACTCCAAGGCGTTCATCATTCACAAATCGGTGGAAAACTGTGTGGAGGTCtacaaactaaataaaaaatctgacgGTCATGGGTTCAGTGGATCAACTAAACTGACAACTTTCCCAAAG CATCATATCGACGAAGTCATAGCAATGGGCATATCTTGCAATGGAAAATTCATCATGACCTGTTCCAAATCGACAGATCTCGTTCTCTGGGATTTGAAAGGCCAAATTATCGCAAATGTTGACACTTACTTGATGAGCAACAACTGTGGCCGAGTTTCTCCTTGCGGCCGCTACATTGCTGCTTCAG GATTTGCACCAGACGTCAAAGTGTGGGAAGTGGTTTTTAACAAATCTGGAGATTTCCAAGCAGTGAACAGGGCGTTTGAACTGCAAGGTCACAAGTCTGGCGTCCTAGATTTTGCTTTCAACTGTGATTCCACCAGGGTGGCCACGCTGTCTAAGGACGGTTCCTGGAGGGTGTTCGACACCAAAA TTGACTACAAGAAGGGAGAGGATCCCCGTCTGATTCAGTCTGGGAAATTTGAACTCGCGTCCCAGGAAGGAAACCACATTGCTATTTCGCCTGAGGGCCAGCTGATTGTCTGCTCCACGGGGACTACAATTTCCTTTTACTCTGTAGAATCTGGGAAGTGCGAGGGGTCCATCCAAGATGTCCACTCTg GACCTATAACTTCATTGCTGTTTGATTCCTCTGGCGACCAATTACTGACCTCAGGAGACCGTCACATAAGGGTCTTCCACAACATAGTCGGCTTCAAACTGAAACTTGCCTCCTTAAAAACCAGTCTCAAGAGCAATTTGTCTTCTGCAATGAAAGATCGAATCCAAGATCAAATATCTCAGACTGAGaaatttttggggaaatttaAGAATTGA